In Mixophyes fleayi isolate aMixFle1 chromosome 4, aMixFle1.hap1, whole genome shotgun sequence, the following proteins share a genomic window:
- the LOC142151527 gene encoding melanin-concentrating hormone receptor 1-like: protein MTPSLPWMSTTLPPVSGVVSLRGPGWGMVYGIICGCGVLCNGLVLAVLLSCRNTLVSDLYVVNLALADLLSLLGMPLLIHQLLHDRGWVFGDILCRAVTALDLNNQITGVGIITALCVDRYVAVVHSSTMGQRRSVRCTWIVTGCVWLCSLLLSTPALLYSGVRWGEGVALCVLDLPGAPASLYWYTLMHSLLTFLLPLSVIVVLYSLTLHHLSRVMRRVQRAPSQRSRRVTRMALAIVAAFLFCWAPFHAVQLVNLFSTGPPSSSTFYLNQAAICMGYAHSCVSPLLVICCTEGFRERLPHARCCRFFFRRWAGFWPISAIPHHGPSSAINSPPIDGICAPQQRRRTIHLETPPCSITENTRICLGMRDESSIL from the exons ATGACACCTTCCCTACCTTGGATGTCTACAACACTGCCCCCTGTCTCAGGTGTGGTGTCACTACGTGGTCCCGGATGGGGAATGGTATATGGGATAATTTGTGGTTGTGGGGTCTTGTGCAATGGATTGGTCCTAGCAGTGCTACTCAGCTGCCGAAACACCTTGGTGTCTGATCTGTATGTGGTTAACCTGGCCTTGGCTGACCTTCTTTCTTTACTTGGGATGCCCCTCCTTATCCATCAGCTGCTCCATGATAGAGGTTGGGTCTTTGGCGATATCCTGTGCCGTGCTGTAACCGCCCTGGATCTCAACAACCAAATTACTGGTGTAGGCATCATCACTGCTCTCTGCGTTGACAG ATATGTGGCAGTCGTGCACTCATCCACCATGGGTCAGCGACGCAGTGTGCGTTGTACGTGGATAGTAACAGGCTGTGTGTGGCTATGCTCACTCCTCCTCAGTACACCTGCTCTTCTCTACTCCGGAGTGCGATGGGGAGAAGGTGTGGCTCTGTGTGTACTGGATCTTCCTGGAGCACCGGCATCCCTCTactggtacacactgatgcacAGTCTTCTGACATTCCTCCTGCCTTTATCAGTTATAGTGGTGTTGTACTCCCTCACCCTTCACCACCTTTCTCGGGTTATGAGAAGAGTCCAAAGGGCTCCATCGCAGCGTAGCCGCAGGGTCACCCGAATGGCTCTGGCTATCGTTGCTGCTTTCTTATTTTGCTGGGCTCCCTTCCATGCAGTGCAGCTTGTCAATCTGTTCTCCACTGGGCCTCCGTCTAGCTCAACTTTCTACCTCAATCAAGCTGCTATTTGTATGGGATATGCTCACAGCTGTGTCAGCCCTCTGCTGGTCATCTGCTGTACTGAGGGCTTCCGGGAGCGGCTGCCACATGCACG TTGTTGCCGTTTTTTCTTCCGTCGCTGGGCTGGGTTTTGGCCAATTTCGGCCATACCCCACCATGGCCCAAGCTCTGCCATTAACAGCCCCCCTATTGATGGAATTTGTGCCCCTCAGCAACGAAGAAGGACTATCCACCTGGAGACCCCACCATGTTCTATCACCGAAAACACCAGGATCTGCCTTGGAATGAGGGACGAGAGCAGCATTCTGTGA